In Cicer arietinum cultivar CDC Frontier isolate Library 1 chromosome 1, Cicar.CDCFrontier_v2.0, whole genome shotgun sequence, one DNA window encodes the following:
- the LOC101501207 gene encoding uncharacterized protein has protein sequence MLSLKVVLFSTAVILTALGLKASLIPLVTTHLHLIWNFFLLCFTPPYLFVTVNAIIISILASSRFHQSQSQSQLTPPPLLLVNNLLPTDSPTPILQQTPQIHKPLPSTRFTHRKPLKSNPEGGKALRVAKQKRHETLENTWKTITEGRSIPLSRHIKKCDTWHNRYDASPHETEDSSVSISEFNLNKTWKLRKEPSLSQDELNKRVEAFIRKFNHQMRLQRQESLNHHYMHAHD, from the exons ATGCTATCTCTAAAAGTTGTCCTCTTTTCCACTGCCGTTATTTTAACGGCGTTAGGATTGAAAGCATCTCTAATTCCATTGGTTACCACACATCTCCATCTCATATGGAACTTCTTCCTCTTGTGCTTCACTCCTCCATACCTCTTCGTTACCGTCAACGCCATCATCATCTCCATCCTCGCTTCCTCCAGGTTCCACCAATCCCAATCCCAATCCCAACTCACTCCTCCCCCTCTTCTTCTCGTCAACAACCTCCTCCCTACGGATTCACCCACGCCTATACTACAACAAACTCCACAAATTCATAAACCTCTCCCTTCTACTAGGTTCACTCACCGGAAACCTCTTAAATCCAATCCTGAAG GTGGGAAGGCGTTGAGGGTGGCCAAGCAAAAACGGCACGAGACGTTGGAGAACACGTGGAAAACGATAACGGAGGGTCGGTCCATACCGTTGAGCAGACACATCAAGAAGTGTGACACGTGGCATAACCGTTACGACGCGAGCCCGCATGAAACGGAAGATTCCAGCGTTAGCATCAGCGAATTCAACTTGAACAAGACATGGAAGCTGAGAAAAGAACCGTCGCTGAGTCAAGACGAGTTGAATAAACGCGTCGAAGCGTTCATACGCAAGTTCAACCACCAAATGAGGTTGCAAAGACAAGAATCATTAAATCATCACTACATGCATGCCCATGATTAA
- the LOC101500879 gene encoding uncharacterized protein, translating to MSISQELYPSEDDLVYEEELLRNPFSLKLWWRYLIARSDSPFKKRFVIYERALKALPGSYKLWYAYLRERLEIVRSLPVTHSQYETLNNTFERALVTMHKMPRIWIMYLQTLTHQKLVTRTRRTFDRALCALPVTQHDRIWEHYLFFVSQKGIPIETSLRVYRRYLQYDPSHIEDFIEFLINSSLWQESAERLASVLNDDKFYSIKGKTKHRLWLELCDLLTRHANDVSGLNVDAIIRGGIRKFSDEVGRLWTSLAEYYIRRGLHEKARDVFEEGMSTVITVRDFSVIFDSYSQFEESMLAYKMEDMGLSDEEDEQNEDGVKDEDDEEDDDIRFKYEDFEKKILLGFWLNDKNDIDLRLARFDYLMERRPELANSVLLRQNPHNVEQWHRRVKLFEGNPTKQILTYTEAVRTVDPMKAVGKPHTLWVAFAKLYEQHKDLANARVIFDKAVQVNYKTVDNLASVWCEWAELELKHKNFKGALELMRRATAEPSVEVKRKVAADGNQPVQMKLHKSLRLWTFYVDLEESLGNLESTRAVYERILDLRIATPQVIINYAYFLEEHKYFEDAFKVYERGVKIFKYPHVKDIWVTYLSKFVKRYGKTKLERARELFENAVETAPADQVKPLYLQYAKLEEDYGLAKRAMKVYDQATKAVPNNEKLSMYEIYIARAAEIFGVPKTREIYEQAIESGLPDKDVKTMCLKYAELERSLGEIERARGIYVFASKFADPRSDPDFWNKWHEFEVQHGNEDTFREMLRIKRSVSASYSQTHFILPEYLMQKDQTVNLDEAKEKLKEAGIAEDEMAALERQLAPAADKSVTKERKVGFVSAGVESQSDGGIKTNTNNEEIELPEENDSDDDDIEIAQKDVPSAVFGGLIRKRDEIENNGEVDGGAKEKDNENRLGALERIKKLKRN from the exons ATGTCAATTTCACAAGAACTATATCCATCAGAAGACGACCTAGTTTACGAAGAAGAGTTACTTCGTAACCCTTTCAGTCTCAAACTATGGTGGCGTTACCTTATCGCTCGTTCAGATTCACCTTTCAAGAAACGCTTCGTCATCTACGAACGTGCCCTAAAAGCTCTTCCTGGAAGCTACAAGCTTTGGTACGCTTACCTCCGTGAACGTCTCGAAATCGTTCGTAGCCTCCCTGTTACTCACTCTCAATACGAAACCCTAAACAACACATTCGAACGTGCCCTTGTTACTATGCACAAAATGCCTCGTATTTGGATCATGTATCTCCAAACCCTGACTCATCAGAAGCTCGTTACTCGAACGCGAAGGACGTTCGATAGAGCACTCTGTGCACTTCCTGTTACTCAGCATGATCGAATTTGGGAACATTATCTATTTTTTGTTAGTCAGAAGGGTATCCCAATTGAAACCTCTCTTAGGGTTTATCGCAGGTATTTGCAATATGACCCTTCTCATATTGAGGATTTTATCgagtttttaattaattcaagtCTTTGGCAAGAGTCTGCTGAGAGGTTAGCTTCTGTTTTGAATGACgataaattttattcaataaagGGAAAAACAAAGCATAGGCTTTGGTTGGAGTTATGTGATTTGTTGACTAGGCATGCCAATGATGTGTCTGGGTTGAATGTGGATGCTATTATTAGGGGTGGGATAAGGAAGTTTTCTGATGAGGTTGGTCGGTTGTGGACTTCACTTGCTGAGTATTACATTAGGAGGGGTTTGCATGAGAAGGCTAGGGATGTGTTTGAGGAGGGTATGTCTACTGTTATTACTGTAAGAGATTTCAGTGTCATATTTGATTCGTACTCGCAATTTGAAGAGAGCATGCTTGCTTATAAGATGGAGGATATGGGTTTGagtgatgaagaagatgaacaaaaTGAAGATGGGGTGAAGGACGAGGacgatgaagaagatgatgatatTCGTTTTAAGTATGAGGACTTTGAGAAGAAGATTCTACTAGGATTTTGGCTGAATGATAAAAATGACATTGACTTGAGATTGGCTCGGTTTGACTACCTCATGGAGAGGAGACCTGAATTGGCTAATAGTGTGCTTTTGCGTCAAAATCCTCATAATGTGGAACAGTGGCACAGGAGGGTGAAGCTTTTTGAGGGTAATCCCACTAAGCAGATACTCACTTACACAGAGGCTGTGAGGACTGTTGATCCCATGAAGGCGGTGGGAAAACCTCACACGTTATGGGTGGCTTTTGCCAAGCTTTACGAGCAGCACAAAGATCTTGCCAATGCTCGCGTCATTTTTGACAAGGCAGTGCAGGTGAACTACAAAACTGTGGATAATCTTGCTAGTGTCTGGTGTGAGTGGGCCGAGTTAGAGTTGAAACATAAGAATTTCAAAGGAGCACTCGAGCTTATGAGGCGGGCTACGGCAGAGCCATCAGTTGAGGTCAAACGAAAAG TGGCTGCTGATGGGAATCAACCGGTTCAGATGAAGCTGCATAAATCTTTGAGATTATGGACCTTTTATGTTGATTTGGAGGAAAGTCTAGGTAATTTGGAGTCTACCCGGGCAGTTTATGAACGGATTTTGGATTTACGAATAGCCACGCCACAAGTAATAATCAATTATGCATACTTTTTGGAG GAACACAAATACTTTGAAGATGCTTTTAAGGTTTATGAAAGAGGAGTTAAGATATTTAAGTACCCACATGTTAAAGACATCTGGGTCACATACCTGTCTAAATTTGTGAAGAGATATGGAAAGACAAAGTTGGAGAGAGCAAGAGAGCTGTTTGAGAATGCAGTTGAAACG GCTCCTGCTGATCAAGTGAAACCTCTCTATCTGCAATATGCTAAGCTGGAGGAGGACTATGGACTAGCAAAGCGAGCTATGAAGGTTTATGATCAAGCAACCAAAGCTGTGCCCAACAATGAGAAGTTAAGCATGTATGAAATATATATTGCTCGTGCAGCTGAGATATTCGGTGTACCCAAAACACGTGAGATCTATGAGCAGGCAATTGAATCTGGTCTTCCAGATAAGGATGTCAAAACTATGTGTTTGAAGTATGCTGAGCTGGAAAGAAGCTTGGGAGAAATTGAACGTGCTCGTGGAATATATGTATTTGCGTCTAAGTTTGCTGATCCACGGTCTGATCCAGACTTTTGGAATAAGTGGCACGAATTTGAAGTTCAGCATGGAAATGAGGACACCTTTAGGGAAATGCTTCGAATTAAACGAAGTGTCTCTGCAAGCTACAGCCag ACACATTTTATACTGCCGGAATATCTGATGCAGAAGGATCAAACTGTGAATCTTGATGAAGCCAAAGAGAAATTAAAAGAGGCTGGGATCGCTGAGGACGAAATGGCTGCTTTAGAAAGGCAATTAGCCCCAGCAGCTGACAAATCGGtgacaaaagaaagaaaagttgGGTTTGTGAGTGCTGGAGTTGAATCACAATCCGATGGAGGGATAAAAACTAATACAAATAATGAAGAAATTGAGTTACCAGAAGAAAATGACtctgatgatgatgatattgaGATTGCACAAAAAGATGTTCCTTCTGCTGTTTTTGGTGGTTTGATTAGAAAGAGAGACGAGATTGAAAATAATGGAGAAGTAGATGGTGGTGcaaaagaaaaagacaatgaaAATCGGCTCGGTGCCCTTGAGAGAATTAAGAAGCTGAAACGAAATTAA